The following proteins are co-located in the Manihot esculenta cultivar AM560-2 chromosome 7, M.esculenta_v8, whole genome shotgun sequence genome:
- the LOC122724011 gene encoding cell surface glycoprotein 1-like has protein sequence MWKKLGLPKPIPYDSDDEAWDTTPPATTSTETPPATEPATGRTDSLAAQTYRRKKKRQRTPPPPSTIDPKTNPAGEMLPEAPTPTGHSQKRPRTQSPPRSELEPTIAIHPAGLKESGTPIDSTNAVPTDAPTDLPSAMPSDVPSDAPTDFTSAMPIDVPTDAPVDLPSDVPSDVPSDTLSDMPSNLPSDLPRPAYPDHIVKSLTFNKISERTRLLKVSSLPYHPGKYIWDTGLPPNYLASFSITGH, from the exons atgtggaagaaactagGGCTGCCGAAACCCATCCCCTATGACAGTGACGATGAAGCGTGGGATACCACTCCACCAGCCACCACCAGCACCGAAACGCCACCGGCTACTGAACCAGCGACCGGACGCACCGACTCACTGGCCGCCCAGACATATCGCCGGAAAAAGAAACGGCAAAGAACGCCGCCACCACCATCCACAATAGACCCGAAGACAAACCCTGCGGGCGAAATGCTACCTGAAGCCCCCACTCCCACCGGCCACAgccagaaacggccaagaacacAGTCGCCACCAAGATCAGAGCTGGAACCCACCATTGCCATACATCCCGCAGGACTTAAAGAAAGTGGTACGCCCATTGATTCCACCAACGCTGTGCCCACTGATGCGCCCACGGACTTGCCAAGCGCTATGCCCAGCGATGTGCCTAGCGATGCGCCTACTGATTTCACCAGCGCTATGCCCATCGATGTGCCCACCGATGCGCCCGTGGACTTACCAAGTGATGTGCCTAGCGATGTGCCTAGCGACACACTCAGTGATATGCCCAGcaatttgcccagcgatttgcccaggccAGCATACCCAGATCACATCGTCAAATCACTGACATTCAACAAAATTTCTGAGCGCACCAGGCTGCTTAAAGTTTCATCCCTACCATATCACCCAG GAAAATACATCTGGGatactgggttgccacccaactaTCTAGCATCATTCAGTATAACAGGCCACTGA
- the LOC122724010 gene encoding uncharacterized protein At3g28850-like, whose amino-acid sequence MWLEWLRSPSRAHTSPRQPPEPPSPRYFSCLSFKDINAILEEENGSKSQIPRRPSIFHRASPLHRHHRNRSKTFIISPPPNQDDHKIILYFTSLGVVRKTFEDCRTVRSILRGFHVPIDERDLSMDAGYLDEIQIITASKKVRLPAVFLGGNYVGGAEEIKKMNESGELSKLLGGLPAMAAIRSTLRSMGLGPAHRAM is encoded by the exons ATGTGGCTAGAGTGGCTCAGATCACCAAGTAGGGCTCACACCTCCCCAAGACAGCCGCCGGAGCCACCTTCACCAAGGTACTTCTCCTGCTTATCTTTCAAAGATATCAATGCCATTCTAGAAGAAGAAAATGGATCCAAATCCCAAATCCCCAGAAGACCCTCCATTTTCCACCGCGCCTCCCCACTCCACCGCCACCACCGCAACCGCTCTAAAACATTCATAATTTCACCACCTCCTAACCAGGATGACCACAAGATCATCCTCTACTTTACCAGCCTCGGCGTTGTTCGCAAAACATTCGAAGATTGCAGAACCGTCAGATCAATCCTCCGTGGATTTCACGTCCCAATTGACGAGCGAGATTTGTCCATGGATGCCGGGTATCTCGACGAAATACAGATTATCACTGCGTCCAAAAAAGTTAGGTTACCTGCAGTTTTCTTAGGAGGGAATTATGTTGGTGGGGCCGAGGAGATCAAGAAGATGAATGAGAGTGGTGAGTTGAGTAAGCTGCTTGGTGGGTTACC TGCAATGGCAGCCATAAGATCTACTCTGAGAAGCATGGGTTTAGGACCTGCGCATCGTGCAATGTAA